From the Stigmatella aurantiaca genome, the window TCGGGGCCGTGGTGATGGCGCTGGATGTGTGGGTGGGCGCGTGGGTGATGCGCCGGTTCGCCACGCCGCGCGGCCCGTGGCGCTGGGTGCTGGCACTCGTGCTGCTCTGGGGCGCGGAGCGGGTCACCACCGCCTACCTGCTGTTCTCGGCCGGGGAGTCCGTCCAGGCCGCGGCCACCATTCTCCCCCTCCAGCCGCCCGTGCGCATGAACCGCATTCTGGCGTCGCTCACCGGCCGCCCGGCCTCGCAGGGGCTGCGCTTCGGGGCGACGCCGCAGGCGGGCACCTCCGCGGCGAAGGTGGCGCCCTCCGAGGTGCGCTTCACCCGGCGGCCGGACGTGGTGCTGTTCCTGGCCGAGAGCATGCGCGCGGACTTCTTCACCCCGGAGGTCATGCCGCTCATGAGCCGGCGTGCCGAAGGGGGCACCACCTTCCTGCGCCACTACAGCGGGGCCAGCTCCACGGACTACTCCCTCTTCAGCCTGTTCTACTCGCTGGATGCCCAGCGGCGCGACGCGGTGATGGGGGCAGGGCAGACGCCGCTGCTCTTTCCCGTGCTGCGTCAGAATGGCTACCGGGTGGCCCTGCTCGCCGCCTCCTCGGTGGACTGGATGGGGCTGAAGGACACCGTGTTCCGCGATGTCCGGGACGGGTTGATCACCAATTACGAGGGGAAGCACCGCATCAAGGATGCCGCGATGGTGGAGGATGCCCGGCGCATTCTCCGGGACACGCCGGTGGATCAGCCGCTGTTCCTCTTCGTCTTCTTCGTGGGCACGCACTTCAACTACGACTATCCGCCCCGGGCCGCGGTGTTCTCGCCGGCGTGGGATGGGAAGGGCTCCCTGTCCGCCACGCAGATTCCCGCAGAGCAGCTGCGCGCCCGGGCCCAGAACGCCGCCTACGAGGTGGACCTGAAGATCGACGAGCTGCTCACCGAGATGACGGAGACCCGGGGGCGTGCGCCGCTCATCGTCTTCAGCTCCGATCATGGGGAGGAGTTCCGGGAGCATGGCCGGGTGGGCCACGGCTCGGACGTGACCAGCTCCCAGCTTCATGTCCCCATGGTCATCATCGACGAGCGGATGCCTCCGGGCCGGGTGGAGACCCTCACGGGCCACATCGACGTGGTGCCCACGCTCTTCGCGCTCCTGGGGGACACGCATGACCCGGCGCTGTTCGGGGATGGAGCCTCCATGCTCACCCCGGACCCGACGCGCTATCTGCTGGCCACCGTGGGGTGGGAGCCCCGCTACGCGCTGATTGGCCAGTCCCTCAAGGTGGTGTTCGGCCCCGCCCAGCCGGGCACGCTCATCACCACCCCGGATGACCGGCCGCTCCTGGATGCGAGCAGCCGCTTCGCCGCCGAGGTGCCCCGGCTCCTGCGCCGGCTGCGCGACGGGGGAAGCGCGCCTTCCACTCCCGGTTCCACCCAGGTCCCCGGGGGGTGACGTTTCCAGCCCGGCAACGGAGCGGGTTAAGAAGGCGCGATGAAAAAGGTCAGGTGCCGGAGCGGGTGGGGACTGTGGCTGGTCCTGTGGCTGTCGGGCTGCGCCACGAGTGCTGCCCACCGCCGCGTGGCCGGGGAGGTGGACGCGCTGACGGCGAGACCGGACTTCCACGGCGTCGTGCTGGTGGCCGCCGGGCGGGGGCAAGCGCCGTATCTTCGTGCCCACGGCATGGCCAACGCCGAGGCCGGTGTGGCCGCCACGGCGGCGACGCGCTACCAGATCGGTTCCGTATCCAAGTGGCTGACGTCGATCGTGGTCTTGCGCCTCGTGGAGAGGGGAACGCTTGGCCTCGACACGCCCATCGGGCAGTGGCTGCCCTTCCTGCCGGAGCAGACGCGTGAGCGGGTGCTGCTTCGCCACCTGCTGTCGAACACGAGCGGCATCCCCAACGGCGTCATGGAGGCCTACAAGAAGGACCGGAGCATGGCGCTCCGGCAGATGTCCGCCGCGGAGGCCGCGCTCACCTACGGCTCCGGGGCGCTGCAATCCGTGCCCGGCACCACCTGGGAGTACTCCCTGACCAACTGGGTGCTGGTGAGGGCTCTCATCGAGCAGGCCAACGGCAAGTCCTTCGAGCAGACCGTGGACGAGGAGCTGCTCCGTCCGCTGAACCTGAGGGACACGGGCCTGCCTGCCGGGAGCTTCGCGGACGTGCCGGGGGCCGCCATGGGCTACACCGCCTTGCAGCCGGTTCCTCAGCGCAAGCTGGAGCCGGTGCCCGCCTATGCGGCGGCCTCGGGCACGTTCTACAGCACCGCGGAGGACCTGCGCCGTGTCGCCGAGGCCATCGATGGGGGCGGGTTCCTGTCGGCGGACTCCGTGCGGGAGCTGTCGACGGTCACCGTGCCCGAGGCCCGCTATGCGCTCGGCGGCCGCGTCGAGACGGTGCTGCTGGGTGGCCGGAACCGGGAGGTGGCGTGGGAGACCGGCCAGTTGGGGGCCTTCAAGTCTGTTGTGGCCCACGTGCCGGGTGGGGGCGCCACCGTCGTGATTCTCAACAACACGGACCTCCCGCAGTCCGAGCTGGGAGCGGCCGCTCAGCGCCTCTTGCAGGCGATCGAACCGCGTTAACGCGTCCTCCGCTACCAGTCTTGGGGAGATTCACGGAGAGTAATTATCTCAAGATTGAATTTTTCTTGTTAATTGAGATCCAACGCGCCGCGCTCCACGCAATCTCCAGATGTAGTGCCCACAACGGACGCTTTTCGGAGCGTCCGTATCCCCCTGGAGTTGCCGCATGAAGAAGTCCTCCGTGTTTGCCGCGCTGATGCTGCTGTCCGCCTGCGGGACGGGTCCCCTGGATGAGGGAGCCCCCCAGGCCGAGCCCGGCGTGGATACCGCCTCGTTGGAGTCCTCGGGCCGCTACCTGGTGGCCTTCAAGAACCGGCCGGGGGCCGCCGAGCACGCGCTGCTCAAGCAGATGGGCGCCCACATCCGCAAGGACTTCTCCGAGCTGAACGTGGCTGCCGTGGAGATGAAGCCGTCGAAGATGGCCGCGCTGATGCGCTCCAACCTCATCGACGCCATCGAAGAGGACGCCATCCGCATGCCGCTGGGGCTCGCCACCAGCCAGCTCACCCCGTCCACGGGCAATGGCCTCTACGGCCTCATCACCACCCAGTCCACCGCGGTTCACGCCCGGGGCATCACCGGCGCCGGCATCAAGATTGGCGTGGCGGATACGGGCCTGGACTACACCCACCCGGACATCGCCCCCATCTACAAGGGCGGCATCGACACGGTCAGCAATGACTCGGACCCGTGGTGGAACAACGACGTGAACGAGACGCATGGCACCCACGTGGCGGGCACCATCGTGGCGGCCAACAACAGCGCGGGCGTCTACGGCGTGGCCTACGGCGCCCAGCTGTACCACGCGCGCGTGCTCGGCCCCAACGGCGGGACGACCTCGGACATCATGGACGGCGTGCGCTGGCTGGTGGAGACGGCGGGCTGCAAGATCGTCAACCTGAGCCTGGGTGGCGGCATGAAGTCGCGCATCGAGGAGAACTTCTACAATGAGATGCGCTCCAAGGGCGCCCTCATCGTCGCGGCCACGGGCAATGATGGGGCCACGAAGCTCTCCTATCCGGCCGCTTACGCGACCAACATCGCCGTGGGCGCGGTGGATGTGAACAACGCCCTGGCCACCTTCTCCAACCGGGGCACCAACATCGACGTGGTGGCGCCGGGCGTGATGGTGCTTTCGTCGGTGCCCGGCGGGACGGGCAGCGAGGCGTCGGTGTCCACCTCCGCCACCTTCATGGGCCTGGGCTTCGAGTTCGCGGGCCGCACGGCGGGCGTCACCAAGACGATCGTCCACTGTGGCCTCGGCCAGGTTGGGGAGTGCCCGGCCTCGGTGAGCGGCAACATCGCCCTCATCCAGCGCGGGACGATCAACTTCTCGGACAAGGTGCTGAACGCGATGAACCAGGGGGCCGTGGCGGCCATCCTCTATAACAACATCGCGGGGGAGTTCAGTGGCACGCTGGGCACGGCCACCACCGCCGACGGCCGCGCGTGGATCCCCACCATCGGCGTGTCCGACACCACCGGTGCCAGCCTCAAGGCCCAGGCGGGCGCCAGCGGCACCGTGGTGAACCAGGCCTCGGCGTGGGACCTCTATGACGGCACCTCGATGGCCACCCCGCACGTGGCCGGCGTCCTGGGCCTCATCTGGTCCTCGAAGCCCGCGCTCACCAACACCCAGGTGGAGACCCACCTCTTCAACACGGCGACGAACCTGGGCGCCGCGGGCTACGACACCACCTACGGCTACGGGCTCGTGAACGCGAGCGCCGCGGTCAAGGCGGCCTCCGGCCTGTAGTCCTCTCGGGACGCCTGCTCCACCCGGGGCAGGCGTCCGGGGAGTCCATCTGGCACCGGGCGCGACCGCGCCTGCGCGGCCTTTCCTTTCTAGGTTGATGCGGCAGAAGCCCCCGGAAGCGTGAACGCGAAAGTGCTGCCCTTGCCAGGCTGACTCTCGGCCCAAATCCGCCCACCGTGCGCTTCAACAATGCCCCTGGCGATGTAGAGCCCGAGCCCCAGCCCTCTCCGGTCTTCGCGGCGGGCTTGCCAGAAACGCTCGAACACAGCCTCCAACTGATTGCCCGGAACTCCGGGGCCCGTGTCCGTCACCGAGAAGCGAACGTCCTGGCCCACCGGCTCTACCAGAAGCGAGATCCTGCCTCCTGCGGGGGTGAACTTGATGGCATTGCTCAGCAGGTTGGCGAGCACCTGGAGGATGCGCTCATGGTCAAACCTCGCCATCAGCGTGTTCCCGCGTATCTCCACCTCAAGCGAGAGGCCCTGGGCGGAGGCCTGAGGCTGGAACGCCTCGACGGACTCCTGCACGAGCGCGGTCGCATCCTGCAACTCGGGGGCGACACGGATCTGGCCCCGCTCAATGCTGGCCACATCCACCAGATCTCCGATCAGCCGGTTCATCCGTGCGGTGAATCGCTGGATCTTCTCAGCGGCTTGGACGCTCCTCCTGCCCTCCTCGTGTCCGGCAGCGCCCCGCTTGAGCAAGGCCGCTTGCATCGCGATGCCCCCGAGGAGCGTGCGCAAGTCGTGGCTGACCATGCCCAAGAATTCATCCCGCGTCGCAAGCCCCTCGTCGGCGCGCGTCCGCTCCGTCAGCAACCGCAGATCGGTTTCCGCTCGTTCCAGGTGGAGCAGGGTCGCCAAGACACGCTTGTGCTCGGCGCGTTCGTCTCGCAGTTCAGTGTCAGCGGCCGCACGTTCTTTATGCAAGGCGGCGTCCTCGAGTGCCCGCTCCCGCGAGACGCTCACCCGCGCAGTTACGGGCGCCTCACCCTGTTCCAAGTTCGTATCGGCGTGTTCGCGGGCCACGCGTAAGGTTTCATCCGCCCTTCCCCGGGCTTTGTGGATGGCGGCATCTGCCCCCTCTTCAATCTCGGTGGAGCTGGTGGCGTACTCATGGTCAGACTTCTCGCGCTCCAGGCGCAGGCTTTCATCCGTGTGGGTACGCTCAGGTGGCGGCTTTTTGTCCTTGGAGGACATGGAGAGGGCCCTCCTTCGCAGCCCCAGCAGCGGGAAAGGTAACACACAAGGGCTCCATGCCGGCCGCCGTCAGCTCACCCCGCACCGCGCATGGTCCTGAAATGACTGGGGTTCGAGGCCGGCAGCTGTTCAAGACGGACAAGCCCAGCAAGCTCAAACAGGACAAGCGCCGCACCGGGCGTCCGTGATCCTGTGGCGCCACGCCCATGCAACCTCCCGGCCGGGCGGGCGCTCCCTCCATGGCCTTTGGCTGCCAGGAGGAAGGCGTTCTTTTAGATTTACCGGACGCCATGAGTTCTGCCTCGGTGCCATTGCCTCCCTTTCTTCCCTCCTTGGACCCTCGCGTGCAGGCGGATGTGGCGGCCATTGCCCGGATTGGCGCGGTGCAGTCCGTGCTGCGCGTGTTGTTGCAGCTCACCGGCATGCGGCTCGCCGTGGTGGCGCGTGTGACGGACGAGTCGTGGACGTGCTGTGCGGTGCTGGACGAGACGAACTTTGGCCTCCGTCCGGGCGATACGCTCGAGCTGGCCACGACCTTCTGCAATGTGGTGCGATGCTCGGAGAGCCCCTTGCTCGTCAACCGGGCGAGCGAGGATCCGCGCTTCGCGAGCCACCCGGCGCCGAAGCTCTACGGCATCGAGAGCTACATCGCGGTGCCCCTGAGCCGCCGCGATGGAACGCCCTTTGGCGTGATGTGTGCGCTGGACCCGCTGCCCGCGGCGATGCAGGAGGACCGGCTGGTGGTGTTCCGCCACCTCGCGGACCTGGTGGGCTACCAGCTGGAGCAAGAGGAGCAGCTGGATGCCCGTGCGGCTCAGTTGCTGGGGGCCCAGGAGACGGCGCAGCTGCGCGAGCAGCTCATCGGCATCGTGAGCCACGATCTGCGCAGCCCCCTCACCGCGATTACCCTGTCGGCCGCGACGATGATGCGGCGGACGGAGCTGGATGGCCGGGCGCGCGAGGGGCTCACCCGCATCCTCCAGGCCGCTGGCCGCGCCAACCGTCTCATTCGCGACCTGCTGGATTTTACCCAGGCGCGGATCGGCAAGGGGTTGCCGGTGCGCCGTCAGGCCATGGACGTGCACGAGCTTGCGCAGCAGGTGGTGGACGAGCTCCAGCTCTCCGTGCCCGAGCGTCTCCTCCGCTTGAGCTGCTCGGGGGACGGCACGGGCTCCTGGGACCCGGACCGCGTGGCCCAGGTGCTGACCAACCTCATCACCAACGCGGTGCAATACGGTCCCCCGGGCGAGCCCATCCGGGTGGACGTGCAGGGCCGTCCGGACGCGGTGCACCTGAGCGTGCACAACGGGGGACCGCCCATCGCCGGGCACGTGTTGGCTTCGCTCTTCCAGCCGTTCACCCGTGGCGAGCAGCCGGGGGGGGAGCGGCGCAGCATTGGGCTGGGGCTGTTCATCGTGGACCAGATCCTTCGCGCGCACGGGGGCAGCGTCGAGGTGCAGAGCACCGCCGGGGCGGGGACGGCCTTTCACGTTCACTTGCCGCGCACCGCCTGACGGCTGGCTCCTTGCCCAGCAGGCGGCACGGACGGGTTGCCTGCCTCGTCTCCGGCATTACCTTCGAAGGTGATGCGGACACGTCCCCGGGTGCTGGTGCTCAACGGTAGCGAAGACCTGCTCGAAGTCCTCTCGGAGGTCCTCGAGATGGCGGGCTTCGAGGTCCAGACCGCACGCATTCCGGATCTCGAGCGGGGCCGGGTGGACGTCCGCGAGCTGTTCCGGAGTTTCGAGCCGCGCGCCGTCGTCTTCGATCTCTCGCTGCCCTACAAGCGCAGCTGGGACTTCTTGCAGCGCGTGAAGGCCCTGCCCGAGGCCCAGGGGCGCGCCTTCGTCATCACCACCGCGAACGCGCGCGCGGCGGCGCACCTCACCGGGCCGGACGCGCTGGAGCTGGTGCTCAAGCCGTATGATCTCGCCGAGCTCACCCGGCGCGTGGCGCATGCGGTGGACATGCCGCTGGATGCCGAGGATGCGCCCCGGTGGGGGCCGGACCTGCGCACCCACTAGGCCTGGGCTTCAGGCCTGGGCTCGCGGGGCCTGGGGCATGCGCGGCAGCTTGAGGGTGAAGGTGGAGCCTTGCCCGGGCTGGCTGCGCACCTCCACCGTGCCGCCGTGCGCGCGGGCAATCTCGCGGGTGATGAACAGCCCGAGCCCCAGACCGCTCACCTCGCTGGGACTGATGGCGCGCTCGAAACGCTCGAAGATGCGCGGCAGATCCTCTGGGCGCAGCCCGAGTCCCTGGTCCTCGATCTCCAGCAGGGCCTGGTCCTCTTGGGTGGTGATGCGCACCGTCACGGGCTTGCCCTGTCCGTACTTGAACGCGTTGCTCAGCAGGTTCGTCACCGCCTGCTCCAGGCGGGAGCGGTCCCACTGGCCCACGAGTTGGGTTCCGCTCTGAAGCGACAGCTGCATGGAGGCGGGCATGAACTCCGAGGACATGCGCTCCACCGTCTCCTCCACCAGCTCCCGCAGGTCCACCGGCTCGGTGCGCAGGGCGAGCTGGTGCGAGGTGATGCGCGACACGTCCAGCAGGTCCGAGACGAGCTGGGAGAGCCGGCGCACCTGGCGGTCGGTGCGCCCCAGGGTGCGCGTGAGCTGGGTTTCCTCGGGCGCCGCAGGGGCCGTGGCCCGCTGCGCGAGCAGGCGCTGCAGCCCTTGGACCTGGAGCTTGAGCGAGGTGAGGGGGGTGTTCAGCTCGTGGCTCGCCACTCCGATGAAGTCGTCACGCGCCTGCACCGCCCGCTCCATCTTCTCCTCCGAGGCGCGGAAGTGCTTCAGCTGGTGCATCATCCAGTCCACGCGCCGCTCCGCGGACTCGCGCCCCAGCACCATCGCGGGCGTCTCGTAGAAGAGGTTCGCGCACACCTGGCCGCCGAGGATGGCGATGGGGTGGGTGCGCAGCACGTCCCGGATCATGTCCGCCCCGAAGCGCCGGCGGTTGTACTGGCAGACCGCCAGCGAGCGGCTGCCCGGGAAGAATTCATTGAGCAGCGCTTCGTACTCCACCAGATCCTCGCACCCGCACTCGCGCCCCAGCGCCCACGTCATCTCTCCCGTGACGCGAAAGCCCGAGAAGCCGTTCGCCGCGGCTTGGCGCACCGTGTTCTCGAGGAAGGTGAGCATCGCGGGGGGGCTGAAGCTGCCGCTGTTCAGGTACGCCTCACGATTCGTCATGAACGTGAGCGCCCCGCGGCGTACATGCCCCTCCACGTCCACCCCGTGCGCCTGCAGCACGTGGCGCACCTCGTCGATGCTCTGGCCGTCGGTGATGTAGGCGCACACCTCGTTGCGTTCGAGGCCCGCGGTGATGAACGGGAGGAGCGCCGCCCACTGCTGCTCGGGCGTCTCGTACACGAGGCAGTAGTGGTCGCCGTGCTTCATCCCCCGCACCTGCTCGTGCAGGTGAGTGCTCTTGGCGGGACTTGGAGAGGAGGCCTGGAACATGTGTCCCTCAAAGCGGGGGAAAGAGGGCAGAACTCCTGTTCCATGTAGCAGTTGAAGAGGGTTGAGGCCAAACCACCTGGGGGCTGGGGGGTTGGATTCTCGAAACAGGGCTCCTCGTCCCCGCGGGGAGGAGCCAAGCAGGGCGTTGGTTCAGGAAGCCTGGAGGGGGCTTCGTGACGGCTAGCGGGAGACGGAGGTGAGGGTGAAGTTCACGGCCGTCTCGGCCCCCGAGCCGATGGTGGCGGACGCGGGGTGGCTGGGGGCCGTGGTGAAGCTCACGCCCGCGGGCGCCACCACGTCCACCTGGTAGGTGCCGGGCAGCAGGAACTTGAAGTTCGCCACGAAGAGGCCGTCCGGGCTGGCGCTGAAGGGCAACGTCTCACGGCTGCCGTCCGCGTTGATGAGCACGGCGGAGAAGGCGCTCAGCTCCAGTGGGGTGTCACCGCCGGGCAGCTGCACACCGGTGCCCAGTGCCAACGTGGCCTTCACGTTGCCCGAGAACTGGAGGTCCGCGCCCTTGATGACGGGCCCCATCACCCACCGGCCCGAGTTGCCGGCGGCCCGGCCGAAGCTCTGCGCCACGTCGAAGTCCACGAGGATGACCTTCTGGGTGTCCTCGCTGGTGATGGTGACGTCCGCGTCCTTGTCGAACTTCACCTTGAGGCCCGAGCTGCTGGCGCTCGGCATGTGCAGCTCGCCATCGGCCTGGGTGCCCTCGGGCAGCCCCGCGTAGTTGGGCGAGGTGGCGTAGATGCGGCGCTGCCCATCCTCGTTCACCTGGATGTAGCCGCCCGAGATGACGAAGCGCAGCTCGCGGTAGGTGCCCTGGGGAACCTCGGCGTCCTTCACCAGATCCGCCGCGTCATTGGCCAGGGTGAGCAGGTTGACCGTCACCGGCTCGTCGAGCAGCACCACGTCTTCACTGCCCTTCAGATACACCTTGGTGATCGTGACCACCGCCTTCTCGAAGTTGTCTCCCGGCGCGTCGGTCAGCTTCACCGTGACACGGGCCGTGGAGTCATCGCCGCAGGCCGCCAGGCCAAGAACGCCCGTGGCAAGCAGCAGGCTGGAAAGCAGGGAACGGAGGGTCGTCATGAAATGGAACTCGTGAAAAAGGAGGGGTGAACGGCAAAGAGACCCGCCGGGGCCCGCGGTGGCCACAGCCAACGCTCACCGCGGGCGTCAGAAGGCAGGTCCTGGAGGACAGCGGGGCTCAGCCGATGCTGGGCCAGCACAGGCCCTGAACGCACGAGAGGCCGTTGCAGCAGGGGGTGGACCCTTCGGCATTGCACTCGGAGCCGGAGGGGAGGCAGGCGGGGCCCCCGTCCTGGTCTCCTCCCGCGCCTCCGTCTTCGCCTCCGCCTTCACCTCCGCCTTCACCTCCGCCTTCGCCTCCACCCTCGCCGGGGAAGGAGCCCCCGCCATCCGGGGGCGTTTCCGGCTCACCGCCGCAGGGGCCCACGGAATCGCCATGGCGCAGGTGTGCGCGCAGCGCGGGCTGGCCGACGGTGATGGTGTGCGCGTTGGCGGGGTTGCCGGGGGGGATGTGGCAGAGCGTGATGGCGCCGGTGTTACCCGGGCCCGCGCCTCCGTCCTGGGCCTCGCCTGGATTCGCGCCAGCGCCCAGATTGTTGTCCCCGTTGCTGAGCGTGGGGTCCGTCTCCATGGTGTCGCCGCAGCCACTGGCCATCAGCATGCACAGCGCCATCAGCACCGCGGACGAAGAAGCAGTCACTTTTCGCATCGGCATTCTCCAGAGAAAGCCGGGGGAGGCTTTCTGCGCCTCCCTGGCCACAGGAAGACCCGGGAGGTGGCGGAGCGGCCACGGGGCCGGCGTGTTTTCCCGCTAGTTCTCGTCCGGCGTCAGCTCGAGCCTCAGCACCTTCTGCTCGCCGTGGCCCACGCAGCCCTGGCCCGCCGCATCCAGGAAGCCTGGCGCGGAGACACGTACCTTGTAGCACCCATCGGGCAGGGGTCCCACCCGCCGCACGCCCTCGTTGTCCTCGGTGTCGAGCGGGAGGGACTCGAAGGGCGTGCCCTCCACGGAGGCGACGGCCTGCGCCACCCGCAGGTTGCCCTGGGCCTGCACCTTCAAGAAGAGGGTGCTGGCCGGCTGGGGCGCCACATCCGCCACCTGCACGGACTGGCCCCCCTGCACCGTGAGCGCCACGCGCGCGGCCTTCTGCTCCGAGGCCACGATGAACAGCTCCGCTGGGCCCGCGGGCACGTCCTCCAGCGTGAAGTGGCCATCCGCCTCCAGCGTGGCGCGCACGTGGGGCGCTCCCACCAGGGAGATCAGCGCCACCGCCGGATCGAACTCGGTGAGCCGCCCGTGCACGGTGCCCGAGCGGAACGGCGCGTTGTCCAGGCTGCCGCAGGCCCCCAGGCCCAGCACCAGCAGCACCCCTGTCACCCGCGAGCATGTGCGAAGCATCAGAAGCGGTACCCCACTCCAGCGTGTCCACCCGTGAAGCCCACGGCCTGGCCCTGTCCGTCCACCACCACATACGTCAGCATCAGCTGCGCTTGAGACGTGAGCTCCAGCCGCTCGCCCAGGCGCCACACCACGCCTCCCACCACCCCCGGGCTGACGGTGAAGTAGCGCTGGGCGCCGGAAAACGCCTCCACGTCAAAGGACCTGTGCAGGTACAGCGCGGCCACACGTGGCCCCGCGAAAAGCGTCAGCCGCTCCCAGCGCCACAGGTACGGCACCGCCGCCCCCACCGTGAGCGTGGTGTAGCCGAAGGGGACCTCGCTGCCCTGGGCCACCTGGAGCGCGCGCCGCCCCCGGCCCAGGCTCAGGTCGGCGAGCAGCCCCAGGTTCTGGAGGGGCGCGTCCTCCAGCCGCAGCACCACGCCGGCCTGGGGCGCCGGGGGCAGCACGGTGCGCCTCCGGGCGCCATCCACGAAGGAGAACACGCCGCCCACGAGCGACAGCGACCGCCGGGGGAGGGCGTCCGACAGCAGCCGCTCCAGGGGCAGCCGCTCCCCGGGCGCCACGTCGAGCTCGCGCCGGACGAGGACCGCGCCGCCCTTGGTGAGCTCCACCGTGCGCCGGCCGGGCCCCACCGCCGCGCCGCCGGGCAGCTCCAGGCGCGGCTCGCCGTCCACCTTGAGCGTGAAGCCGTCCAGCCGCGGGTGGTAGGAGAACAGCTCGGGCTGGCCCGTGCGGCGCAGGTGCCCGGAGAGGATGATGGGGTCCGCGCCCACCTCGAGGATCTCCGCCGACGGCCGCTGCCGGCCCTCGGTGAAGGCGAAGGTGCGGCGCCGTGAGTAGTCGTGGGCCTCGGTGGCGGTGACTGCGCCGTCCGCGTTGCGGTCCGCGGCGCCGCCCAGGC encodes:
- a CDS encoding sulfatase-like hydrolase/transferase → METGSPRAYLLPALGWCLLHGLCALPLFGAELLRALERAPADPRAALAVGFFVQALFLGLVAFTATLPFLVLRRGYVWAASLVTALLLAFLVLDSLVHASMGFHVNGLVIAVAMQASAIGETGLRREEVMEIAAIGAVVMALDVWVGAWVMRRFATPRGPWRWVLALVLLWGAERVTTAYLLFSAGESVQAAATILPLQPPVRMNRILASLTGRPASQGLRFGATPQAGTSAAKVAPSEVRFTRRPDVVLFLAESMRADFFTPEVMPLMSRRAEGGTTFLRHYSGASSTDYSLFSLFYSLDAQRRDAVMGAGQTPLLFPVLRQNGYRVALLAASSVDWMGLKDTVFRDVRDGLITNYEGKHRIKDAAMVEDARRILRDTPVDQPLFLFVFFVGTHFNYDYPPRAAVFSPAWDGKGSLSATQIPAEQLRARAQNAAYEVDLKIDELLTEMTETRGRAPLIVFSSDHGEEFREHGRVGHGSDVTSSQLHVPMVIIDERMPPGRVETLTGHIDVVPTLFALLGDTHDPALFGDGASMLTPDPTRYLLATVGWEPRYALIGQSLKVVFGPAQPGTLITTPDDRPLLDASSRFAAEVPRLLRRLRDGGSAPSTPGSTQVPGG
- a CDS encoding serine hydrolase domain-containing protein, translated to MKKVRCRSGWGLWLVLWLSGCATSAAHRRVAGEVDALTARPDFHGVVLVAAGRGQAPYLRAHGMANAEAGVAATAATRYQIGSVSKWLTSIVVLRLVERGTLGLDTPIGQWLPFLPEQTRERVLLRHLLSNTSGIPNGVMEAYKKDRSMALRQMSAAEAALTYGSGALQSVPGTTWEYSLTNWVLVRALIEQANGKSFEQTVDEELLRPLNLRDTGLPAGSFADVPGAAMGYTALQPVPQRKLEPVPAYAAASGTFYSTAEDLRRVAEAIDGGGFLSADSVRELSTVTVPEARYALGGRVETVLLGGRNREVAWETGQLGAFKSVVAHVPGGGATVVILNNTDLPQSELGAAAQRLLQAIEPR
- a CDS encoding S8 family serine peptidase, with translation MKKSSVFAALMLLSACGTGPLDEGAPQAEPGVDTASLESSGRYLVAFKNRPGAAEHALLKQMGAHIRKDFSELNVAAVEMKPSKMAALMRSNLIDAIEEDAIRMPLGLATSQLTPSTGNGLYGLITTQSTAVHARGITGAGIKIGVADTGLDYTHPDIAPIYKGGIDTVSNDSDPWWNNDVNETHGTHVAGTIVAANNSAGVYGVAYGAQLYHARVLGPNGGTTSDIMDGVRWLVETAGCKIVNLSLGGGMKSRIEENFYNEMRSKGALIVAATGNDGATKLSYPAAYATNIAVGAVDVNNALATFSNRGTNIDVVAPGVMVLSSVPGGTGSEASVSTSATFMGLGFEFAGRTAGVTKTIVHCGLGQVGECPASVSGNIALIQRGTINFSDKVLNAMNQGAVAAILYNNIAGEFSGTLGTATTADGRAWIPTIGVSDTTGASLKAQAGASGTVVNQASAWDLYDGTSMATPHVAGVLGLIWSSKPALTNTQVETHLFNTATNLGAAGYDTTYGYGLVNASAAVKAASGL
- a CDS encoding sensor histidine kinase; amino-acid sequence: MSSKDKKPPPERTHTDESLRLEREKSDHEYATSSTEIEEGADAAIHKARGRADETLRVAREHADTNLEQGEAPVTARVSVSRERALEDAALHKERAAADTELRDERAEHKRVLATLLHLERAETDLRLLTERTRADEGLATRDEFLGMVSHDLRTLLGGIAMQAALLKRGAAGHEEGRRSVQAAEKIQRFTARMNRLIGDLVDVASIERGQIRVAPELQDATALVQESVEAFQPQASAQGLSLEVEIRGNTLMARFDHERILQVLANLLSNAIKFTPAGGRISLLVEPVGQDVRFSVTDTGPGVPGNQLEAVFERFWQARREDRRGLGLGLYIARGIVEAHGGRIWAESQPGKGSTFAFTLPGASAAST
- a CDS encoding GAF domain-containing sensor histidine kinase encodes the protein MQADVAAIARIGAVQSVLRVLLQLTGMRLAVVARVTDESWTCCAVLDETNFGLRPGDTLELATTFCNVVRCSESPLLVNRASEDPRFASHPAPKLYGIESYIAVPLSRRDGTPFGVMCALDPLPAAMQEDRLVVFRHLADLVGYQLEQEEQLDARAAQLLGAQETAQLREQLIGIVSHDLRSPLTAITLSAATMMRRTELDGRAREGLTRILQAAGRANRLIRDLLDFTQARIGKGLPVRRQAMDVHELAQQVVDELQLSVPERLLRLSCSGDGTGSWDPDRVAQVLTNLITNAVQYGPPGEPIRVDVQGRPDAVHLSVHNGGPPIAGHVLASLFQPFTRGEQPGGERRSIGLGLFIVDQILRAHGGSVEVQSTAGAGTAFHVHLPRTA
- a CDS encoding response regulator, producing MRTRPRVLVLNGSEDLLEVLSEVLEMAGFEVQTARIPDLERGRVDVRELFRSFEPRAVVFDLSLPYKRSWDFLQRVKALPEAQGRAFVITTANARAAAHLTGPDALELVLKPYDLAELTRRVAHAVDMPLDAEDAPRWGPDLRTH
- a CDS encoding MEDS domain-containing protein, which codes for MFQASSPSPAKSTHLHEQVRGMKHGDHYCLVYETPEQQWAALLPFITAGLERNEVCAYITDGQSIDEVRHVLQAHGVDVEGHVRRGALTFMTNREAYLNSGSFSPPAMLTFLENTVRQAAANGFSGFRVTGEMTWALGRECGCEDLVEYEALLNEFFPGSRSLAVCQYNRRRFGADMIRDVLRTHPIAILGGQVCANLFYETPAMVLGRESAERRVDWMMHQLKHFRASEEKMERAVQARDDFIGVASHELNTPLTSLKLQVQGLQRLLAQRATAPAAPEETQLTRTLGRTDRQVRRLSQLVSDLLDVSRITSHQLALRTEPVDLRELVEETVERMSSEFMPASMQLSLQSGTQLVGQWDRSRLEQAVTNLLSNAFKYGQGKPVTVRITTQEDQALLEIEDQGLGLRPEDLPRIFERFERAISPSEVSGLGLGLFITREIARAHGGTVEVRSQPGQGSTFTLKLPRMPQAPRAQA
- a CDS encoding DUF4382 domain-containing protein, with protein sequence MTTLRSLLSSLLLATGVLGLAACGDDSTARVTVKLTDAPGDNFEKAVVTITKVYLKGSEDVVLLDEPVTVNLLTLANDAADLVKDAEVPQGTYRELRFVISGGYIQVNEDGQRRIYATSPNYAGLPEGTQADGELHMPSASSSGLKVKFDKDADVTITSEDTQKVILVDFDVAQSFGRAAGNSGRWVMGPVIKGADLQFSGNVKATLALGTGVQLPGGDTPLELSAFSAVLINADGSRETLPFSASPDGLFVANFKFLLPGTYQVDVVAPAGVSFTTAPSHPASATIGSGAETAVNFTLTSVSR